From the Teredinibacter turnerae T7901 genome, one window contains:
- the apbC gene encoding iron-sulfur cluster carrier protein ApbC has translation MGTIMTSDKLQSIYSELAETSVPDLAGVTLADIVQLQETSAGLQALLRLGVYNPALCANLEQCLADIGARHEAEVTTAWVVDVPGSSRATATASLANVKNIVAVASGKGGVGKSTTSVNLALALAADGAKVGLLDADIYGPSQPHMLGVGDQRPQMHAANVMAPIEAHGIKLLSMGNLVTEKTPMVWRGPMASGALQQLLNNTHWGELDYLVVDMPPGTGDIQLTLSQSVPLAGAVVVTTPQDIALLDAKKGIEMFTKVDVPVLGVVENMSTHTCSNCGHTEAIFGEHGGDQLAAEYGVGLLGRLPLAMSIRAQTDSGQPPVAAEPESAVAAEYFSIARKVALSLWQLAANASNAGPMISITDD, from the coding sequence ATGGGGACTATTATGACCAGCGACAAGCTGCAATCGATCTACAGTGAACTAGCCGAAACGTCCGTGCCAGATTTGGCGGGTGTGACTCTGGCGGATATTGTTCAGCTTCAGGAGACAAGCGCTGGCTTACAAGCGCTGCTGCGGTTGGGTGTTTACAATCCGGCATTGTGTGCAAACCTTGAACAGTGTCTCGCTGATATCGGCGCCCGCCATGAGGCCGAAGTCACTACAGCGTGGGTGGTCGATGTACCCGGCTCATCAAGGGCAACGGCGACTGCCAGCCTTGCAAACGTTAAGAACATTGTTGCAGTGGCATCGGGTAAGGGCGGCGTGGGGAAATCGACTACCTCGGTGAACCTGGCGCTGGCGCTAGCTGCAGATGGTGCGAAAGTTGGTTTACTCGATGCGGATATTTACGGCCCGAGCCAGCCGCACATGCTGGGTGTTGGCGATCAACGGCCGCAGATGCACGCGGCCAACGTGATGGCCCCCATTGAAGCGCATGGCATTAAGCTATTGTCTATGGGTAACCTGGTAACCGAAAAAACGCCGATGGTGTGGCGCGGCCCTATGGCCAGCGGTGCATTGCAGCAACTGCTAAACAATACCCATTGGGGGGAGCTCGACTATCTGGTGGTGGATATGCCGCCAGGTACCGGGGATATTCAATTGACGCTTTCGCAATCGGTACCACTGGCGGGTGCTGTGGTGGTAACAACCCCACAGGATATCGCTTTGCTGGATGCCAAAAAGGGCATAGAAATGTTCACCAAGGTGGATGTGCCGGTATTGGGTGTTGTTGAGAATATGTCGACCCATACCTGTTCTAACTGCGGCCACACGGAAGCGATTTTTGGTGAGCATGGTGGCGATCAACTGGCAGCGGAGTATGGTGTTGGTTTGTTGGGACGATTGCCACTGGCAATGAGCATCCGCGCGCAAACAGACAGTGGTCAGCCGCCAGTGGCCGCGGAGCCCGAGTCTGCCGTGGCGGCTGAGTATTTTTCCATTGCTCGTAAAGTTGCGTTGTCACTTTGGCAACTGGCAGCAAATGCCAGTAACGCGGGCCCAATGATTTCGATTACTGACGATTAG
- the metG gene encoding methionine--tRNA ligase, translated as MTADSAISPRKILVTSALPYANGAIHLGHMVETIQTDIWVRFQKLRGNQCIYVCADDAHGTAIMLRAEQLGVTPEEQIAAVSADHQADFADFLIDFDNYHSTHSEENRELSSHIYTQLQNNGHIATRSVTQAYDPEKQLFLADRYVKGTCPKCKTPDQYGDNCENCSATYSPMELLNPVSVISGATPIAKDSDHYFFTLPEFSDFLKDWTRAGHLQDEVANKLAEWLDSGLQEWDISRDAPYFGFEIPGHPGKYFYVWLDAPIGYMASFKNLCDKTEGLEFDDYWKKDSDCELYHFIGKDIINFHALFWPAMLSDAGFRTPTKVCVHGFLTVDGTKMSKSRGTFINARTYLKHLDPEYLRYYYASKLTNSVDDLDLNLEDFISRVNSDLVGKVVNIASRTAKFVAKSGGTLSAVVAEPALWEKFTAAEQSIASHYENREYGKAMREIMALADAANEYIAEQAPWQLAKEAGKEQQVLEVCSMGVNCFAALMTFLKPVLPATALKAEEFLNTTLDWSDSLTFMSEHTIQTFKPLMTRVLAENVTAMIEASKEEAPHKPAEPEGWLAKEPIADEIEYADFAKVDLRVALIANAEHVEGADKLLRLTLDLGGETRNVFAGIKSAYDPAQLIGKRTVMVANLKPRKMKFGMSEGMVLAAGPGGKDIYVLTPDDGAESGMRVM; from the coding sequence ATGACAGCTGACTCTGCTATTTCCCCAAGAAAAATTCTGGTTACCAGTGCGCTCCCCTACGCAAACGGCGCCATACACCTGGGCCACATGGTAGAAACCATTCAAACCGATATTTGGGTACGTTTTCAAAAGCTGCGTGGTAACCAATGTATTTATGTATGCGCAGACGATGCCCATGGCACAGCGATTATGTTGCGAGCTGAGCAACTTGGCGTAACACCGGAAGAACAAATCGCGGCAGTAAGCGCTGATCACCAAGCCGATTTCGCTGATTTTTTAATCGACTTTGATAATTATCATTCAACGCATTCGGAAGAAAATCGCGAGCTGTCCAGCCACATTTATACCCAACTGCAAAACAACGGCCATATTGCCACACGTTCGGTGACTCAGGCGTACGATCCGGAAAAACAGCTGTTTTTGGCCGACCGCTACGTTAAAGGCACTTGTCCGAAGTGTAAAACACCCGACCAGTATGGTGACAACTGCGAAAATTGTAGTGCGACCTACTCGCCGATGGAGTTGCTGAATCCTGTTTCCGTCATTTCCGGCGCTACCCCCATAGCGAAGGACTCCGACCACTACTTTTTCACTTTGCCGGAATTTAGCGACTTTTTAAAAGACTGGACGCGAGCCGGTCACCTGCAGGATGAAGTTGCTAACAAATTGGCTGAGTGGCTCGACAGTGGTCTGCAGGAGTGGGATATCTCTCGCGATGCGCCCTACTTCGGATTTGAAATTCCCGGCCACCCAGGCAAATACTTTTATGTTTGGTTGGATGCGCCAATTGGTTATATGGCCAGTTTCAAAAATCTCTGCGACAAAACAGAAGGTTTGGAATTCGACGACTATTGGAAAAAAGATTCCGACTGCGAGCTTTACCATTTCATCGGCAAAGACATTATTAATTTCCACGCTTTGTTCTGGCCAGCGATGCTGAGCGATGCCGGATTCCGCACGCCGACCAAAGTTTGCGTGCACGGGTTTTTAACCGTCGACGGAACCAAAATGTCCAAGTCACGCGGTACTTTTATCAACGCGCGAACCTACCTCAAGCACCTGGACCCCGAATATCTTCGCTACTACTACGCGAGCAAACTCACTAACAGCGTGGACGATCTGGACCTCAACCTGGAAGATTTTATCAGCCGGGTAAATTCGGATCTGGTAGGCAAGGTGGTTAACATCGCCAGCCGTACCGCTAAATTCGTTGCCAAATCGGGCGGCACTCTCTCTGCGGTAGTGGCAGAGCCGGCCCTGTGGGAGAAGTTTACCGCTGCCGAGCAGAGCATCGCCAGCCATTACGAAAATCGCGAGTACGGCAAAGCCATGCGTGAAATTATGGCTCTCGCGGATGCGGCGAACGAGTACATCGCCGAGCAAGCCCCCTGGCAGTTGGCCAAAGAAGCCGGAAAAGAACAGCAGGTACTTGAAGTCTGTAGCATGGGCGTTAATTGCTTTGCGGCCCTGATGACGTTCCTCAAGCCGGTACTGCCTGCAACAGCACTAAAAGCCGAGGAATTTTTGAACACCACGCTGGACTGGTCTGACTCTCTGACCTTTATGAGTGAGCACACCATCCAAACCTTTAAACCGTTAATGACCCGAGTCTTAGCGGAAAACGTCACCGCCATGATTGAAGCCAGTAAAGAAGAAGCGCCGCACAAGCCAGCGGAACCGGAAGGTTGGCTCGCCAAGGAGCCCATTGCTGACGAAATCGAATACGCGGACTTCGCCAAGGTTGACCTCCGCGTTGCGCTTATCGCCAACGCCGAACATGTAGAAGGTGCCGATAAATTGCTGCGCCTCACCCTCGACCTGGGTGGCGAAACCCGCAATGTATTTGCTGGAATTAAAAGCGCATACGACCCAGCCCAGTTAATCGGCAAGCGCACTGTGATGGTCGCCAACCTGAAGCCGCGAAAAATGAAATTCGGTATGTCTGAAGGTATGGTTCTGGCCGCAGGCCCCGGTGGTAAAGACATCTATGTTCTGACACCCGATGACGGCGCGGAATCTGGTATGCGCGTGATGTAA
- the rsxA gene encoding electron transport complex subunit RsxA, with protein sequence MTEFAVIMLSTVLVNNFVLVQFLGLCPFMGVSNKLETAIGMGTATTFVLTLASVCSYMVHSWVLVPLELTYLKTISFILVIAAVVQFAKMFIEKTSPLLYRVLGVFLPLITTNCAVLGVALQNTNKNHNFLESTFYGFGAAVGFSLVLILFAAMRERLAVADVPVAFKGAAIGMITAGLMSLAFMGFAGLV encoded by the coding sequence ATGACAGAATTCGCAGTGATCATGCTGAGTACCGTGCTGGTGAACAACTTTGTGCTGGTACAGTTTCTCGGCCTGTGTCCGTTCATGGGGGTTTCGAACAAGCTCGAAACAGCTATTGGCATGGGCACCGCAACCACGTTTGTACTCACCCTGGCGTCTGTGTGTAGCTATATGGTTCACAGTTGGGTCCTGGTGCCGCTCGAGCTCACTTACCTTAAGACCATCTCGTTCATTCTGGTGATTGCCGCCGTTGTGCAGTTCGCCAAAATGTTCATCGAGAAAACCAGCCCACTGCTTTACCGGGTCCTCGGCGTATTCCTGCCGCTGATCACCACCAACTGTGCGGTATTGGGTGTGGCATTGCAAAACACCAACAAGAATCACAATTTCCTGGAATCCACCTTTTATGGCTTTGGCGCAGCAGTTGGTTTCTCGCTGGTGTTGATCTTATTTGCAGCCATGCGCGAGCGCCTCGCGGTCGCCGACGTGCCCGTCGCATTTAAAGGCGCTGCCATCGGTATGATCACCGCAGGATTAATGTCGTTGGCGTTTATGGGCTTCGCAGGATTGGTATAA
- the rsxB gene encoding electron transport complex subunit RsxB, with product MIELLIQHPIIAALIALGLMAAVFGGVLGFAAVKFKVEGDPLVDQIDELLPQTQCGQCGYPGCRPYAQAIVGGDAINKCPPGGHTTIAALANLLDVDAPDLDSEHGEASDVKKVAFIREDECIGCTKCIQACPVDAILGAAKQMHTVIGSECTGCDLCVEPCPVDCIEMRPVQQGLAEWKWEMPKPAQLIATDREKEHAA from the coding sequence ATGATCGAGCTTCTGATTCAACATCCCATTATTGCGGCGCTGATCGCTCTCGGCCTTATGGCCGCAGTCTTCGGCGGCGTACTCGGCTTTGCTGCCGTTAAATTTAAAGTGGAAGGCGACCCGCTGGTCGACCAGATCGACGAACTGCTGCCACAAACTCAATGCGGTCAGTGTGGCTACCCGGGATGCCGGCCCTATGCCCAGGCAATTGTTGGAGGCGATGCGATCAATAAGTGCCCCCCAGGCGGGCATACCACGATTGCAGCCCTGGCAAACCTGCTGGATGTAGACGCGCCCGACCTTGATTCCGAGCACGGTGAAGCGTCGGATGTAAAAAAAGTTGCGTTTATCCGCGAAGATGAATGTATCGGCTGTACCAAGTGTATTCAGGCCTGCCCTGTCGATGCGATTTTGGGCGCGGCCAAACAAATGCACACCGTTATCGGCTCAGAATGTACTGGCTGCGATCTGTGTGTGGAGCCCTGCCCGGTAGATTGCATCGAAATGCGACCAGTACAGCAGGGGCTGGCAGAGTGGAAGTGGGAAATGCCGAAACCCGCTCAGCTTATCGCTACCGACCGAGAAAAGGAGCACGCGGCATGA
- the rsxC gene encoding electron transport complex subunit RsxC, producing the protein MSASQIFAIHGGVHPPENKHQSTAEPIGTIPLANEIVLPLSQHLGAPATPIVAVGDRVLKGQIIASADGLISAPVHASTSGKVVAIESHPIPHPSGVNGPCIVIEPDHEDRWADLSPCEDYRQISREECLARIRNGGVAGMGGAGFPAAVKLNPRANQPIDTLILNGTECEPYITADDMLMREKADEVVAGALLLAHLLGDPANILIGIEDNKPEAIDAMRKATEGTSANVVVFPTKYPSGGEKQLIEIVTGRQVPSGALPANIGIVVQNVGTARAAWRAVRYGEPLISRITTVVGRSLAQQRNIEVPLGTPIVHVLKHHGWNPEACARLIIGGPMMGFTMENALAPVVKTTNCLLAPSHEEMPAQPPAQACIRCGMCAQACPASLLPQQMFWYAQSEDFDKLKEHNLFDCIECGACSYVCPSSIPLVQYYRASKGEIRRLDKEKEKSDRSRLRFEARKERIAQMEAEKEAKRLARKAAAEAAKKATAEKTTPPLVADAVTESKTTAVDPNKELAKLERALSSAKSRVERAQNALDAAKAEGADQSREDSLSARLKQAEQKVQEAQQKLDGFSSSQTTVDTTATAVTQKLALSPTAQLEKSISSIEKRLQTAREKHRDAVATGSASAAALKLGVEKLEQKLETSRAELAQLQQAPADEPAPAKTNEQDAAQAAIAKAKARAAEQAVMSDEEKHAAQVKSLQTRLTKARARLAKAQQENDENLDAFATSVAKLEQKLEQATAELSSNE; encoded by the coding sequence ATGAGTGCATCCCAAATTTTCGCTATTCACGGTGGTGTACACCCCCCGGAGAATAAACATCAATCTACAGCAGAGCCTATTGGCACAATTCCCTTAGCGAATGAGATTGTGCTACCGCTCAGCCAGCATTTGGGTGCGCCGGCAACGCCAATTGTGGCAGTGGGCGACCGGGTGTTAAAGGGTCAGATTATTGCCAGCGCAGATGGTCTGATCAGTGCGCCAGTGCACGCCTCAACATCTGGCAAAGTGGTCGCCATTGAGAGCCACCCGATCCCTCACCCGTCCGGCGTGAACGGCCCCTGCATTGTGATCGAACCCGACCACGAGGACCGGTGGGCAGACCTTAGCCCCTGCGAAGATTATCGCCAGATCAGTCGCGAAGAGTGCCTCGCGCGAATTCGCAACGGCGGTGTAGCCGGGATGGGCGGCGCAGGCTTTCCAGCTGCTGTAAAGCTTAACCCGCGCGCGAACCAACCCATAGATACACTTATCCTCAACGGCACTGAGTGCGAGCCCTACATCACTGCAGATGACATGCTCATGCGTGAAAAGGCCGATGAAGTCGTTGCCGGAGCCCTTCTACTCGCGCACTTGTTGGGTGATCCCGCCAACATCTTAATCGGCATCGAAGACAATAAGCCGGAAGCCATTGATGCCATGCGCAAGGCCACCGAGGGTACCTCCGCAAACGTTGTGGTGTTCCCAACTAAATACCCCTCCGGTGGCGAGAAACAACTGATTGAGATTGTCACCGGTCGGCAGGTGCCCAGCGGGGCCTTACCGGCGAATATCGGAATCGTGGTGCAAAACGTTGGTACGGCGCGCGCCGCATGGCGGGCAGTGCGCTACGGAGAACCTCTGATCAGCCGCATTACGACAGTTGTCGGGCGCTCTTTGGCTCAGCAGCGCAATATTGAAGTCCCGCTTGGGACACCCATTGTTCATGTACTCAAACACCATGGTTGGAACCCGGAAGCCTGTGCGCGCCTGATCATCGGTGGCCCGATGATGGGCTTCACGATGGAAAACGCCTTGGCGCCGGTGGTAAAAACGACCAACTGTTTGCTGGCGCCGAGCCACGAAGAAATGCCTGCGCAGCCACCAGCACAAGCGTGCATTCGGTGCGGCATGTGCGCTCAGGCTTGTCCCGCGTCCCTGTTACCGCAGCAGATGTTCTGGTATGCGCAAAGCGAAGATTTCGACAAACTCAAAGAACACAATTTGTTCGACTGTATTGAGTGCGGCGCATGCTCCTATGTGTGCCCGAGCAGTATTCCATTAGTGCAATACTACCGCGCGTCCAAGGGCGAGATCCGCCGCCTCGATAAAGAGAAAGAAAAGTCAGATCGCTCCCGCCTACGTTTTGAAGCGCGCAAAGAGCGAATCGCACAAATGGAAGCGGAAAAAGAAGCCAAGCGTTTAGCCCGTAAAGCTGCAGCGGAAGCCGCCAAAAAAGCGACCGCCGAAAAAACGACGCCGCCACTGGTCGCTGACGCCGTTACTGAAAGTAAAACTACCGCAGTCGATCCCAATAAAGAGCTGGCGAAACTCGAACGCGCATTAAGCAGTGCTAAAAGCCGCGTGGAGCGCGCCCAAAATGCGCTCGACGCGGCAAAAGCGGAAGGGGCAGACCAGTCCCGAGAAGATTCGCTGAGCGCTCGGCTTAAGCAAGCCGAACAGAAAGTACAGGAAGCGCAACAAAAACTGGATGGCTTCAGCAGCAGTCAAACAACTGTTGATACTACCGCCACCGCCGTAACCCAAAAGCTGGCGCTATCGCCGACAGCACAGCTCGAAAAATCCATTAGCTCAATTGAAAAGCGCCTGCAAACAGCCCGAGAAAAACACCGGGACGCAGTGGCGACCGGTTCAGCCAGCGCAGCCGCGCTGAAACTCGGTGTTGAGAAACTGGAGCAAAAACTGGAAACCAGCCGTGCGGAATTGGCACAACTGCAACAAGCCCCAGCAGATGAACCCGCCCCCGCAAAGACCAATGAGCAAGACGCAGCTCAAGCCGCCATCGCCAAAGCGAAGGCCCGTGCTGCGGAGCAGGCCGTCATGAGTGACGAAGAAAAGCACGCTGCTCAGGTGAAATCGCTTCAAACGCGCCTGACCAAAGCACGCGCGCGGCTGGCAAAAGCCCAGCAAGAAAACGACGAAAACCTGGACGCGTTTGCCACCAGTGTTGCCAAGCTCGAACAAAAGCTCGAACAGGCAACAGCCGAGTTAAGCAGTAACGAGTAA
- the rsxD gene encoding electron transport complex subunit RsxD → MAFIRVTSPHTHAVSRTSAVMQTVLLATLPGIAVMVAYFGVGVLTNLLLASVFCVAFEAAFLKLRQRPLAFYLGDFSALVTAFLLALALPPYSPWWLLATGSFFAIVVAKQLYGGLGYNPFNPAMVGYIVLLISFPLEMSRWPAAVSTLADGQSLPSIGATLQQVFFGNLIDGYSGATPLDVVKQNSSQLLETVYQQAPTFQHGTVVGAGWEWVNLAFLAGGVFLLYKKVFTWHAPVAMLAALGVSAALFYDGGSSASGGSPLFHWFSGATMLGAFFIVTDPVSSAVSNRGRLVYGALIGILIFVIRHWGNYPDAVAFSVLLLNFAAPFIDYYTKPVTYGHGKRGGNKE, encoded by the coding sequence ATGGCATTTATCCGAGTAACTTCCCCGCACACTCACGCTGTCAGTCGCACCAGCGCGGTGATGCAAACCGTACTCCTGGCAACTTTGCCGGGTATTGCTGTCATGGTGGCCTATTTTGGTGTTGGCGTACTCACCAACCTTTTACTGGCCAGCGTATTCTGTGTCGCGTTTGAGGCGGCATTTTTGAAATTGCGTCAACGGCCGCTGGCTTTTTACCTCGGTGACTTTAGTGCCCTTGTGACCGCATTCCTGTTGGCGCTGGCACTCCCCCCCTACTCGCCCTGGTGGCTGTTGGCCACTGGTAGCTTTTTTGCCATAGTCGTTGCCAAACAGCTTTATGGCGGACTGGGTTACAACCCGTTTAACCCGGCGATGGTGGGCTACATTGTGTTGCTGATCTCCTTCCCGTTGGAGATGAGTCGTTGGCCCGCGGCAGTGTCTACGCTGGCCGATGGGCAGTCGCTTCCATCGATTGGTGCAACCCTACAGCAAGTATTCTTCGGTAACCTTATTGATGGTTACAGCGGGGCTACACCGCTGGATGTGGTAAAACAAAACAGCAGTCAACTGCTTGAAACCGTCTACCAGCAGGCTCCGACCTTTCAGCACGGCACAGTCGTTGGCGCAGGCTGGGAGTGGGTAAACCTCGCCTTTTTGGCGGGTGGTGTATTCCTGCTGTATAAAAAAGTGTTTACCTGGCATGCCCCCGTGGCCATGTTGGCGGCATTAGGTGTGTCTGCGGCGCTATTCTATGATGGCGGCAGCTCAGCCAGCGGCGGGTCTCCCTTGTTTCACTGGTTCTCCGGCGCCACCATGCTCGGCGCGTTTTTTATTGTTACCGATCCGGTTTCGAGCGCAGTCAGCAACCGCGGGCGATTGGTGTACGGCGCACTAATCGGCATATTAATTTTCGTGATCCGGCACTGGGGTAATTATCCGGACGCGGTGGCCTTCTCTGTGCTGCTATTGAATTTTGCCGCCCCCTTCATCGACTATTACACCAAACCAGTAACTTACGGGCACGGTAAGCGTGGGGGGAACAAGGAGTGA
- the rsxG gene encoding electron transport complex subunit RsxG yields the protein MIGQSISKNSLVLALFALATAGVLATTYTATEARIAEAEKRAAESALLEIVPRERHDNDMLADSLPLPANLALALGVPPGTLANVAYQKGAPIAVILPSIAPDGYSGAIKLIVGINADGSIAGVRALSHKETPGLGDKVDLRKSDWVLEFNGKSLGNPSVDDWAVKKDGGEFDQFTGATITPRAVVKQVKQTLQLFQKHKAELLPTTPPSAEDK from the coding sequence GTGATCGGGCAGTCCATCAGTAAAAACAGCCTGGTGCTGGCGTTGTTTGCACTTGCGACTGCCGGTGTACTGGCAACCACCTATACCGCGACAGAGGCAAGAATTGCTGAAGCGGAAAAACGTGCAGCCGAATCTGCCTTACTCGAAATCGTGCCGCGCGAGCGTCATGACAACGACATGCTCGCTGATAGCCTGCCGCTTCCCGCCAACCTGGCATTAGCCCTCGGCGTACCACCGGGCACACTCGCGAATGTCGCCTACCAGAAGGGTGCGCCCATCGCGGTGATTCTGCCATCGATAGCCCCCGACGGTTATAGCGGGGCGATAAAACTGATCGTAGGTATCAACGCAGATGGCTCCATTGCCGGCGTGCGCGCCCTCAGTCATAAAGAAACCCCAGGGTTGGGAGATAAAGTCGATTTGCGCAAAAGCGACTGGGTGTTGGAATTCAACGGTAAGTCACTGGGCAATCCATCGGTCGACGATTGGGCGGTGAAAAAAGACGGCGGTGAATTCGATCAGTTTACTGGCGCAACGATCACCCCGCGCGCCGTGGTGAAGCAAGTAAAACAAACGCTTCAGCTGTTTCAGAAGCACAAAGCCGAATTACTGCCCACCACACCACCCTCAGCGGAGGATAAATAA
- a CDS encoding electron transport complex subunit E, protein MASYRELTINGLWKNNPALVQLLGLCPLLAVTGSVVNALGLGLATMLVLVGSNIAVSLIRNAVSDAVKLPAFVMIIAAFTTCTELLMQAYTYELYQILGIFIPLIVTNCSILGRADAFACKNPVLPSAVDGLMMGAGFLCVLVVIGALREVLGAGTLFANMHLLFGEGARSWTLHVFGDSYPGFLVAVLPPGAFLIAGLLIAIKNMIDSHFEKRAAARKSVVSKGSKRVRTTGQIA, encoded by the coding sequence ATGGCAAGCTACCGCGAGCTAACCATCAACGGCCTATGGAAAAATAACCCCGCATTAGTTCAGTTATTGGGTCTCTGCCCGCTATTAGCGGTTACCGGGTCTGTGGTCAACGCACTGGGGCTTGGCCTCGCCACTATGCTTGTGCTCGTGGGTTCAAATATCGCCGTATCCTTAATCCGCAATGCGGTGAGTGACGCGGTCAAGCTGCCCGCATTTGTGATGATTATCGCTGCGTTCACCACCTGTACCGAACTACTGATGCAAGCTTACACCTACGAGCTGTACCAGATTCTCGGCATTTTTATTCCACTGATTGTCACCAACTGCTCGATACTCGGTCGCGCAGATGCATTTGCGTGCAAAAACCCAGTGCTGCCTTCAGCTGTGGACGGACTGATGATGGGCGCTGGTTTTTTGTGTGTGCTGGTAGTCATCGGCGCATTGCGAGAAGTGCTGGGCGCGGGCACGCTGTTTGCGAATATGCACTTGCTATTTGGCGAGGGAGCACGTAGTTGGACACTTCATGTTTTTGGCGATAGCTACCCGGGGTTTCTGGTCGCGGTATTGCCGCCGGGCGCATTTTTAATTGCCGGGTTGCTGATCGCGATTAAAAATATGATCGATAGCCACTTCGAAAAACGCGCCGCTGCTCGCAAGAGTGTCGTGAGCAAAGGCAGTAAACGGGTACGGACTACGGGTCAAATCGCCTAG
- a CDS encoding ParA family protein: protein MNQIFIANPKGGCGKTTISTQIAGYYANLGYRVLLVDHDAQKSSSDWLASRPARCSSIQLRATTVETPVSDGEAEVVVHDMPAAWSLDHVADIIHAGDKVLVPVLSSPTDIKACLRFLMELYRSGIFEAGIRMGMVANRSREHTRYYKILIEFLERLESPLVANLRDTQNYVRAMDRGLTIFDLPESRVAADLAQWQPIFDWLDVAPPANPVHTAEALAV from the coding sequence ATGAACCAGATATTTATCGCCAACCCCAAAGGTGGTTGCGGCAAAACCACCATCTCCACGCAAATCGCCGGCTATTATGCGAACCTCGGGTACCGGGTGCTGTTGGTCGATCACGATGCACAAAAATCGAGTTCCGACTGGCTGGCCAGTCGACCCGCCCGGTGCTCCTCTATTCAATTGCGCGCCACCACTGTCGAGACTCCGGTATCCGACGGAGAGGCGGAGGTTGTTGTGCATGATATGCCTGCAGCCTGGTCACTGGACCATGTGGCCGATATCATTCACGCTGGCGACAAAGTACTGGTACCCGTGTTGTCCTCGCCAACGGACATAAAAGCCTGTCTGCGATTTTTGATGGAACTGTACCGTTCGGGTATTTTTGAGGCGGGCATTCGGATGGGGATGGTGGCTAACCGCTCGCGGGAGCACACGCGCTATTACAAGATACTCATCGAATTTCTGGAGCGCTTGGAATCGCCATTGGTGGCGAACCTGCGCGACACGCAGAATTATGTCCGCGCGATGGATCGCGGGCTCACAATCTTTGACCTACCGGAGTCCCGAGTAGCCGCTGATTTGGCTCAGTGGCAACCCATTTTCGACTGGCTCGACGTTGCGCCCCCGGCGAACCCTGTACACACCGCGGAGGCGTTAGCGGTCTAG